From Pan paniscus chromosome 9, NHGRI_mPanPan1-v2.0_pri, whole genome shotgun sequence, the proteins below share one genomic window:
- the IFT46 gene encoding intraflagellar transport protein 46 homolog isoform X5 — protein sequence MADNSSDEYEEENNKVLREGMPQAPGHRGKDMDPVPPAPASLKCHQTPSHVLERAGWYRESQKHRKEKKKTSQLTPQRGFSENEDDDDDDDDSSETDSDSDDDDEEHGAPLEGAYDPADYEHLPVSAEIKELFQYISRYTPQLIDLDHKLKPFIPDFIPAVGDIDAFLKVPRPDGKPDNLGLLVLDEPSTKQSDPTVLSLWLTENSKQHNITQHMKVKSLEDAEKNPKAIDTWIESISELHRSKPPATVHYTRPMPDIDTLMQEWSPEFEELLGKVSLPTAEIDCSLAEYIDMICAF from the exons ATGGCTGATAACAGCAGTGATGAGTATGAAGAGGAAAATAACAAG GTCCTAAGGGAGGGCATGCCACAGGCTCCAGGCCACAGAGGCAAAGACATGGACCCTGTTCCACCCGCCCCTGCAAGTCTCAAGTGCCACCAGACCCCTTCTCATGTACTTGAGAGGGCGGGATGGTACAGAGAGAGCCAGAAGCACAGAAAG GAGAAGAAGAAGACCTCACAGTTGACACCTCAACGGGGCTTTAGTGAAAATGaggatgacgatgatgatgatgatgattcatctgaaactgattctgattctgatgatgatgatgaagagcaTGGAGCCCCTCTGGAAGG GGCCTATGACCCTGCAGACTATGAGCATTTGCCAGTTTCTGCTGAAATTAAGGAACTCTTCCAGTACATCAGTAG GTACACACCTCAGTTGATTGACCTGGACCACAAACTGAAgcctttcattcctgattttatcCCAGCTGTCGGGGATATTGATGCATTCTTAAAG GTCCCACGTCCTGATGGAAAGCCTGACAACCTTGGCCTATTGGTATTGGATGAACCTTCTACAAAGCAGTCAGACCCTACAGTGCTCTCACTCTGGTTAACAGAGAATTCTAAGCAGCACAACATCACA CAACATATGAAAGTAAAAAGCCTAGAAGATGCAGAAAAGAATCCCAAAGCCATTGACACGTGGATTGAGAGCATCTCTGAATTACACCGTTCTAAGCCCCCTGCGACTGTGCACTACACCAG GCCCATGCCCGACATTGACACGCTGATGCAGGAATGGTCCCCGGAGTTTGAAGAGCTTTTGGGCAAG